In a genomic window of Scyliorhinus torazame isolate Kashiwa2021f chromosome 5, sScyTor2.1, whole genome shotgun sequence:
- the LOC140418201 gene encoding uncharacterized protein has protein sequence MEGKSIVHTAGKPYTCCVCGRGFSQSSGLTSHKCCHTEEKPWKCADCGKGFTSPSQLETHRRSHTGERPFTCSKCGKGFTISANLLSHQRVHTGERPFTCSECGKGFTTSSHLVSHQRVHTDERPFQCPDCGKSYKSSGELMRHQRVHTDERPFRCSQCGTGFRRSSDLTVHQRSHTGERPFACSKCGKGFTRSLNLQMHQRIHTGVRPFTCSECGKGFTRSSNLLSHQRVHTDERPFQCSDCGKCYKSSGDLMSHQHVHTDERPFRCSHCGTGFRRSSYLAVHQRIHTGERPFNCAPCGKGFTQSSDLQKHQ, from the coding sequence atggaaggaaaaagcattgttcacactgcggggaaaccgtacacgtgttgtgtgtgtggacgaggattcagtcaatcatcaggcctcacaagccacaaatgctgtcacactgaggagaaaccgtggaaatgtgcggactgtgggaaaggattcacttccccatcccagctggaaactcatcgacgcagtcacactggggagagaccgttcacctgctccaaatgtgggaagggatttactatttcagccaacctgctgagtcaccagcgtgttcacactggggagagaccattcacctgctcagagtgtgggaagggattcaccacttcatcccacctggtgagtcaccagcgagttcacacggatgagagaccgtttcaatgtccagactgcgggaagagctataaaagttctggggaactgatgcgccatcaacgtgttcacactgacgagagaccgttcaggtgctctcaatgcgggactgggttcaggcgatcatctgacctcactgtccatcagcgaagtcacactggggagaggccattcgcctgctcgaagtgtgggaagggattcactcggtcattaaACCTGCAaatgcaccagcgaattcacactggggtaagaccgttcacctgttcagagtgtgggaagggattcactcggtcatccaacctgctgagtcaccagcgagttcacactgatgagagaccatttcaatgttcagactgcgggaagtgctataaaagttctggggatctgatgagccatcaacatgttcacactgatgagagaccgttcaggtgctctcactgcgggactgggttcaggcgatcatcttacctcgctgtacatcagcgaattcacactggggagaggccattcaactgcgcaccgtgtgggaagggattcactcagtcatctgacctgcagAAGCATCAGTGA